One window of Gloeothece citriformis PCC 7424 genomic DNA carries:
- a CDS encoding zinc-dependent alcohol dehydrogenase codes for MKALCWHGAGDVRVDTVNDPKILNPKDAIIKVTSTAICGSDLHIYDGYIPSMQSGDILGHEFMGEVVEVGSEVKTLKVGDRVVIPFTIACGNCFFCQKDLWSLCDNSNPNAWMIEKMYGHSPSGLFGYSHLFGGYAGGQAEYVRVPFADVGGFKIPDGMSDEQVLFLTDIFPTGYMAAENCNIEPGDTVAVWGCGPVGQFAIRSAFLLGAERVIAIDRIPERLQMAQQGKAEVLNYEEVDAGEALKEMTGGFGPDACIDAVGMEAHGTDAIALYDQIKQAVRLETGRPLALRQAIVACRKGGRVSVPGVYGGFIDKVPMGAVVNKALTLRSGQTHVHRYLRPLLEHIQNGKIDPTFVITHRLKLEDAPKGYDIFKHKKDNCIKVVLNP; via the coding sequence ATGAAAGCTCTTTGTTGGCATGGGGCGGGCGATGTACGGGTTGACACCGTAAACGATCCCAAAATTCTTAATCCCAAAGATGCCATTATCAAAGTCACTTCAACAGCTATTTGTGGCTCAGATTTACACATCTATGACGGTTATATTCCTTCGATGCAATCAGGGGATATTTTAGGCCATGAATTTATGGGAGAAGTGGTTGAAGTCGGTTCTGAAGTCAAAACTCTTAAAGTCGGCGATCGCGTCGTCATTCCCTTTACCATTGCCTGTGGAAATTGTTTTTTCTGTCAAAAAGATCTCTGGTCATTGTGCGATAATTCTAATCCTAATGCCTGGATGATTGAGAAAATGTATGGTCATTCCCCCTCTGGACTGTTTGGCTATTCTCATTTATTTGGGGGTTATGCAGGGGGACAAGCCGAATATGTCCGTGTCCCCTTTGCGGATGTGGGAGGCTTTAAAATTCCCGATGGCATGAGTGACGAACAAGTGCTATTTTTAACGGATATTTTCCCCACAGGCTATATGGCGGCGGAAAATTGTAACATCGAACCGGGAGATACGGTCGCGGTTTGGGGTTGCGGCCCGGTGGGACAATTTGCCATTAGAAGCGCTTTTTTGTTGGGTGCAGAACGGGTGATCGCCATCGATCGCATTCCGGAACGGTTACAAATGGCTCAACAAGGTAAAGCAGAAGTGCTTAACTATGAAGAAGTGGATGCAGGAGAAGCTCTCAAAGAAATGACTGGAGGCTTCGGGCCAGATGCTTGTATTGATGCGGTAGGGATGGAAGCTCATGGAACAGATGCGATCGCCCTTTACGATCAGATTAAACAAGCCGTTCGCCTAGAAACGGGAAGACCTCTGGCACTACGACAAGCCATTGTTGCCTGTCGCAAAGGGGGAAGGGTATCCGTACCCGGAGTTTATGGAGGCTTTATCGATAAAGTTCCGATGGGAGCAGTGGTTAATAAAGCATTGACCCTCAGATCAGGACAAACTCATGTGCATCGTTATTTACGTCCTCTTCTGGAACATATTCAAAACGGGAAAATAGACCCCACTTTCGTCATTACTCATCGTCTAAAATTAGAAGACGCTCCCAAAGGGTACGACATTTTTAAACATAAAAAGGATAACTGTATTAAAGTTGTTCTTAACCCTTGA
- a CDS encoding DUF4383 domain-containing protein: MRSEDIANMKNNQGERNCALALGIIFLVIGIAGFLPSLLSIPGGHTAVPIQAEPSLYTKGYGYLFGLFPTNLIHNFVHCAVGIAGIAFSRDARGARNYCRVFAYLYAGLAILGLFPFTKTLFGLMPIFGNNVWFNGLTAALAGYFGFVKPIQETGEVAVSPPDIIKER; the protein is encoded by the coding sequence ATGAGATCAGAAGATATAGCCAACATGAAAAATAACCAGGGTGAACGAAATTGCGCCCTAGCTTTGGGGATTATTTTCTTAGTTATCGGTATAGCTGGCTTTTTACCTTCTTTGCTATCTATACCCGGTGGACATACTGCTGTTCCGATTCAAGCTGAACCCAGTCTTTACACCAAAGGTTATGGGTATTTATTCGGATTATTTCCTACCAATCTCATCCATAATTTTGTACACTGTGCCGTTGGAATTGCAGGGATTGCTTTTTCAAGAGACGCGAGAGGCGCACGGAACTACTGTCGAGTTTTCGCTTATCTGTATGCTGGACTCGCTATTCTTGGATTATTCCCCTTCACTAAAACCCTCTTTGGATTAATGCCTATTTTTGGCAACAATGTTTGGTTTAATGGGTTAACTGCCGCTCTTGCTGGTTATTTTGGCTTTGTTAAACCTATCCAAGAAACTGGTGAGGTTGCTGTATCTCCTCCGGATATTATCAAAGAAAGATAA
- a CDS encoding Mo-dependent nitrogenase C-terminal domain-containing protein — MDVTNYTIKHIILCDWAEFPSKDRLKRVKPITQRKKFAPLRGLRDRLNQIEVRERPLAHRICQLIPSQCPFARDIKLFGRTIVSIPPLCKLNPFYEELMGLRWRALCYLADECGEDISAYC; from the coding sequence ATGGATGTAACTAATTATACAATAAAACACATTATTCTTTGTGATTGGGCCGAATTTCCCTCTAAAGATAGACTAAAGAGAGTTAAACCCATTACCCAAAGGAAAAAGTTTGCTCCCTTAAGAGGGTTACGTGATCGCCTCAATCAGATTGAAGTCCGGGAGCGTCCTCTAGCTCATCGTATTTGTCAGTTAATTCCGTCTCAATGTCCTTTTGCTAGAGATATTAAGCTATTTGGGCGAACTATCGTGAGTATTCCCCCTCTATGTAAACTCAACCCTTTTTATGAGGAATTAATGGGGTTACGTTGGCGGGCACTATGTTATTTGGCTGATGAATGTGGTGAAGATATCAGTGCTTATTGTTAA
- a CDS encoding class I SAM-dependent methyltransferase, with amino-acid sequence MLDLYPLARDKFIPQSVRSSLICRYIDFLHFSSNFAQKPDEEKLIPPQTLNFVGGGDFKNIGNEFFNHCLKYGNVQPDDRVLEVGCGIGRIALPFTKYLSKKGGYWGMDIVKEGIYFCQKMYSNKYPNFNFKVADVYNKAYYPEGRFQPHEYPFPYEDSFFDFIFLTSVFTHMYLKDVDHYLSEISRILKPGKKCLITYFILNSETDHNIQAKKSTLDFKYPIEGGWTTEELVPEAAIACEETIIRQMYQKYNLKIDEPILYGAWSGREQFVSFQDIIVATKVN; translated from the coding sequence ATGCTAGATTTATATCCCTTAGCTAGAGATAAATTTATTCCTCAATCGGTTAGAAGTTCTTTAATTTGCAGATATATCGACTTCCTTCATTTTTCTTCTAATTTTGCCCAAAAACCTGATGAGGAAAAATTAATTCCTCCCCAAACTCTTAATTTTGTTGGGGGAGGAGACTTTAAAAATATTGGCAACGAATTTTTTAATCACTGTCTAAAGTACGGAAACGTACAACCCGATGATCGAGTTTTAGAGGTTGGCTGTGGAATTGGCAGAATAGCTTTACCCTTCACTAAATATTTATCGAAAAAGGGAGGCTATTGGGGAATGGATATTGTCAAAGAGGGAATTTATTTCTGTCAAAAAATGTACAGTAATAAGTATCCCAATTTTAATTTTAAAGTCGCGGATGTTTACAATAAAGCTTATTATCCGGAAGGACGTTTTCAGCCTCATGAATATCCCTTTCCTTATGAAGATTCTTTCTTCGATTTTATTTTTCTCACCTCGGTTTTTACCCATATGTATCTCAAAGATGTAGATCATTATTTATCGGAAATTTCCCGAATTTTAAAACCGGGTAAAAAATGTTTAATTACCTATTTTATCCTCAATTCAGAAACTGACCACAATATACAAGCTAAAAAAAGCACTTTAGATTTTAAATATCCTATAGAGGGAGGTTGGACAACTGAAGAACTTGTTCCTGAAGCGGCTATCGCTTGCGAAGAAACAATTATTCGTCAAATGTATCAGAAATATAACTTAAAAATTGATGAACCGATTCTTTATGGTGCTTGGAGTGGACGAGAACAGTTTGTTAGTTTTCAAGATATTATTGTAGCAACTAAAGTTAATTGA
- a CDS encoding murein transglycosylase A, whose amino-acid sequence MRNYLISFSLGLGILFLPANFMVAQNGNLVQVEQDEDISLFIDEQLWNTTDKPGDKAALLKAIDHSLRYLNTPSAEKAYSNYPIPGITRDRVRRSLIRFRQLLVNSRTPQELQAAVKREFVLYRSLGNDNQGTVHFTGYFEPIYRASRVPTADYRYPLYRKPSNFTSWKKPHPTRLELEGDDGLLGKKSLLSGYELVWLKDRLEAYLVQVQGSAKLILPDGKMMTVGYDGTTDYPYVSLGKELINDGIFQPDELSLPILIDYLQKNPEKLKVYIPRNNRYIFFRETNGAPAQGSIGVPVTAERSIATDKSIMPPGGLALINTRIPYLNNGVMETRRVSRYVLDQDTGSAIKGAGRVDIFMGTGKEAGDRAGLISNTGELYYLLLKN is encoded by the coding sequence ATGAGAAATTATTTAATCTCTTTTAGTTTAGGACTAGGTATTTTGTTTTTGCCGGCTAATTTCATGGTGGCTCAAAATGGGAACTTAGTACAAGTTGAACAGGATGAAGATATCTCTTTATTCATTGATGAGCAACTTTGGAATACTACAGACAAACCCGGAGATAAAGCGGCGTTATTAAAGGCGATCGATCATAGTTTACGTTATCTCAATACTCCCAGTGCCGAGAAAGCCTATTCTAATTATCCTATACCTGGAATTACCCGCGATCGGGTGCGTCGTTCTTTGATTCGGTTTCGTCAGTTATTGGTGAACTCCCGCACTCCCCAAGAATTGCAAGCAGCAGTAAAACGAGAATTTGTCTTATATCGATCGCTAGGAAATGATAATCAGGGAACGGTACATTTTACAGGATACTTTGAACCGATCTATAGAGCAAGTCGTGTCCCTACTGCTGACTATCGTTATCCTCTGTATCGCAAACCCTCTAATTTTACCAGTTGGAAAAAACCCCATCCGACTCGCTTAGAGTTAGAAGGAGATGACGGGTTATTAGGGAAAAAAAGTCTTTTATCTGGGTATGAATTAGTGTGGTTAAAGGATCGTTTAGAAGCGTATTTAGTGCAGGTTCAAGGGTCAGCAAAATTAATACTTCCGGATGGGAAAATGATGACCGTTGGGTATGATGGGACTACAGATTATCCTTATGTCAGTTTAGGAAAAGAGTTAATTAATGATGGTATTTTTCAACCTGATGAGTTGAGTTTACCGATATTAATTGATTATTTACAGAAAAATCCTGAGAAATTAAAAGTTTATATACCTCGTAATAATCGTTATATCTTTTTTAGGGAAACTAACGGAGCGCCAGCACAAGGAAGTATAGGAGTTCCGGTAACAGCAGAACGATCGATCGCTACAGATAAATCAATTATGCCACCGGGTGGATTAGCATTAATTAATACTCGAATTCCTTATTTAAATAATGGGGTGATGGAAACTCGCCGGGTGAGTCGTTATGTATTGGATCAGGATACGGGAAGCGCAATAAAAGGAGCGGGAAGAGTTGATATATTTATGGGAACGGGAAAAGAAGCCGGGGATAGAGCCGGGTTAATTAGTAATACTGGGGAATTGTATTATTTATTGTTGAAAAATTAA
- a CDS encoding DUF29 domain-containing protein produces MIDNTKTTQSSLIDKSQSLYDADYNLWLEETVKQLQAKNYEMIDWENLIDEVATLGRSEKRALESLLIRLFEHLLKVVYWESQREYNLDHWNGEIQTFRTQILKLLKTSPSLKPYLIEVFDECYQDARKIMIKRTGLDSTSFPSEAIATVEQALDEDWLPSRNSL; encoded by the coding sequence ATGATAGACAACACTAAAACAACTCAAAGCTCACTCATTGATAAGTCTCAATCTTTATACGATGCTGACTATAATTTATGGCTTGAAGAAACCGTCAAGCAATTACAGGCAAAAAATTATGAGATGATAGACTGGGAGAATTTAATTGATGAGGTAGCGACTTTGGGTAGGAGTGAAAAAAGAGCATTAGAAAGTTTATTAATTCGATTATTTGAACACTTATTAAAAGTAGTTTATTGGGAATCTCAAAGAGAGTATAATCTAGATCATTGGAACGGCGAGATTCAAACCTTTCGGACTCAGATTTTAAAATTACTGAAAACTAGCCCTAGCCTTAAACCTTATTTAATTGAAGTTTTTGACGAGTGCTATCAAGATGCACGAAAAATAATGATTAAGAGAACAGGGTTAGACAGTACAAGTTTTCCGAGTGAGGCAATAGCTACTGTAGAACAAGCTTTAGATGAAGATTGGCTCCCTAGCAGGAATAGTCTATAA
- a CDS encoding tetratricopeptide repeat protein yields MTEVQGDREATEPVNEEIEALLNQGRDHFNAQNYQAALDALEQVLTLEPNKVEAWNGQGVVLFNLGKHQEALQSFNKALELNSNEANAWNYRGVALLHLGKYEEALSTFDKALELNPNYAEALSNRGFVLGKLERYQEALPTFDKALELNPNYAEALFNRGVALERLERYQEAFQSYDKALELNPNNAVAWNYRGVALGKLERYQEALPTFDKALELNPNNAEVWFNRGVALVNLERYQEALQSYEKALKLNPNYGEAWNYRGVALESLERYQEALEAFDKARELNPNNAESWNNRGVALEKLERYQEAFQSYDQAIQLNLNDAQAWYNRGFPLGKLERYEEAFQSFDQAIKLNPNYAEAWNYRGLALGNLERYEEAFQSYDQAIKLNPNYAEAWYNQGVALGMLERYEEAFQFYDQAIKLNPNHAQAWNNRGVALGNLERYEEAFQSFDKAIKLNPNHAEAWYNQGVALGKLERYQEALQSYDQAIKLNPNYAEAWYNQGVALGKLERYQEALQSYDQAIKLNPNYAEAWYNRGFALGNLECYQEAFQSFDKAIQLNPNDAEAWNNRGFSLRNLERYQEALQSYDKAIQLNPNYAEALFNRGVALERLERYEEAFQSFDKAIQLNPNNTEAWYNRGVVLGKLERHQEAIASYDQALVIKRDFYLAWINRGNLIYSLSSGNFLKIISPLAQQNSDLEKWGYQGALNSYQEGLKYIQKNTDPKGWGLLHQAIGNKHYDQWRNSQRKTYLDQAIRVYENITSLENFPELYLELLRDLIRAYFDKGNTIKVDELRRRATEIFNSLKKNAIPNKKLQLSLKYAWLEQITVDLTIQQGNLIEAWEIADQGKNACLTWLLDDWLEETEINSPKYEQIKQQLNSTTAIIYWHISPTALNTFIIRADQPQPIILQISQNQSLTSSQCFYEFKKWLTDWDKNYQNYSKEKQEAQSSWKGKLSNNLDKLKEILHLEEILKTLTGITHLILIPHQDLHRLPIAALFPENFIITHLPTAQLLLKPSSTQNPQAIGKLLSIEAPQSNELEPLVFAEVESELITRLFPDYNCTRVGEEATQTEVINALSQPHQFFHFTGHGSYEYRNPKHSALMLVGEDKLTLEDLFNKVTLPENSYYLVSLAACETALTANQTITNEYVGLVSGFLYWGASYVVSTLWRVEDASNALFMLKLYQLLREKDNQNQPCHPIIAFNKAVHWLRNLTYEDLVKFYQTEFAKLPKENKIRPVLRTEFSAPRLRKIKENLEKRNSNCPYDKPYHWATYTITGMTN; encoded by the coding sequence ATGACGGAAGTTCAAGGGGATAGAGAAGCAACAGAACCAGTTAATGAAGAAATAGAAGCTTTATTAAATCAAGGTAGAGATCATTTTAATGCTCAAAATTACCAAGCGGCTCTTGATGCTTTGGAGCAAGTGTTAACCCTAGAACCGAATAAGGTTGAAGCATGGAATGGCCAAGGAGTAGTATTATTCAATTTAGGAAAACATCAAGAAGCACTCCAATCTTTTAATAAAGCTCTAGAATTGAACTCTAATGAGGCTAACGCTTGGAATTACCGAGGAGTAGCATTATTACATTTAGGAAAATATGAAGAAGCACTCTCTACTTTTGACAAAGCTCTAGAATTGAACCCTAATTATGCTGAAGCTTTGTCTAACCGAGGATTTGTGCTAGGAAAGTTAGAACGCTATCAAGAAGCGCTCCCTACTTTTGACAAAGCTCTAGAATTGAACCCTAATTATGCTGAAGCTTTGTTTAACCGAGGAGTTGCGCTAGAAAGGTTAGAACGCTATCAAGAAGCATTTCAATCTTATGACAAAGCTCTAGAATTGAATCCTAATAATGCTGTAGCTTGGAATTACCGAGGAGTTGCGCTAGGAAAGTTAGAACGCTATCAAGAAGCACTCCCTACTTTTGACAAAGCTCTAGAATTGAACCCTAATAATGCTGAAGTTTGGTTTAACCGAGGAGTTGCGCTAGTAAATTTAGAACGCTATCAAGAAGCACTCCAATCTTATGAGAAAGCTCTAAAATTGAACCCTAATTATGGTGAAGCTTGGAATTACCGAGGAGTTGCGCTAGAAAGCTTAGAACGCTATCAAGAAGCACTCGAAGCTTTTGACAAAGCTAGAGAATTAAATCCTAATAATGCTGAATCTTGGAATAACCGAGGAGTTGCCCTAGAAAAGTTAGAACGCTATCAAGAAGCATTTCAGTCTTATGACCAAGCGATACAATTAAATCTTAATGATGCTCAAGCTTGGTATAACCGAGGATTTCCGCTAGGAAAGTTAGAACGCTATGAAGAAGCATTTCAGTCTTTTGACCAAGCGATAAAATTAAATCCTAACTATGCTGAAGCTTGGAATTACCGAGGATTGGCGCTAGGAAATTTAGAACGCTATGAAGAAGCATTTCAATCTTATGACCAAGCGATAAAATTAAATCCTAACTATGCTGAAGCTTGGTATAACCAAGGAGTTGCGCTAGGAATGTTAGAACGCTATGAAGAAGCATTTCAGTTTTATGACCAAGCGATAAAATTAAATCCTAATCATGCTCAAGCTTGGAATAACCGAGGCGTTGCGCTAGGAAATTTAGAACGCTATGAAGAAGCATTTCAATCTTTTGACAAAGCGATAAAATTAAATCCTAATCATGCTGAAGCTTGGTATAACCAAGGAGTTGCGCTAGGAAAGTTAGAACGCTATCAAGAAGCACTCCAATCTTATGACCAAGCGATAAAATTAAATCCTAACTATGCTGAAGCTTGGTATAACCAAGGAGTTGCGCTAGGAAAGTTAGAACGCTATCAAGAAGCACTCCAATCTTATGACCAAGCGATAAAATTAAATCCTAACTATGCTGAAGCTTGGTATAACCGAGGATTTGCGCTAGGAAATTTAGAATGCTATCAAGAAGCATTTCAGTCTTTTGACAAAGCGATACAATTAAATCCTAATGATGCTGAAGCTTGGAATAACCGAGGATTTTCGCTAAGAAATTTAGAACGCTATCAAGAAGCACTCCAATCTTATGACAAAGCGATACAATTAAATCCTAATTATGCTGAAGCTTTGTTTAACCGAGGAGTTGCGCTAGAAAGGTTAGAACGCTATGAAGAAGCATTTCAATCTTTTGACAAAGCGATACAATTAAATCCTAATAATACTGAAGCTTGGTATAACCGAGGTGTCGTGCTAGGAAAGTTAGAACGCCATCAAGAAGCGATCGCCTCTTACGATCAAGCTTTGGTGATCAAACGAGATTTTTATCTAGCTTGGATAAATCGAGGAAATTTAATTTATTCTTTGAGTAGTGGTAATTTTCTAAAAATAATAAGTCCCTTAGCTCAACAAAATTCTGACCTTGAAAAATGGGGATATCAGGGAGCATTAAATAGCTACCAAGAAGGATTAAAATATATTCAAAAAAATACTGACCCTAAAGGTTGGGGTTTATTACATCAAGCAATTGGCAATAAGCATTATGATCAATGGCGTAATAGTCAAAGAAAGACTTACTTAGACCAAGCTATTAGAGTTTACGAAAACATCACAAGCTTGGAAAATTTTCCTGAGCTTTATCTTGAATTATTACGGGATTTAATTCGGGCCTATTTTGACAAAGGCAACACTATAAAAGTTGATGAATTAAGAAGACGAGCAACCGAAATATTTAACTCTCTCAAAAAAAATGCAATCCCCAACAAAAAACTGCAACTCTCCCTCAAATATGCTTGGTTAGAACAAATCACCGTTGATTTGACTATTCAACAAGGAAACCTAATAGAAGCTTGGGAAATTGCCGATCAAGGAAAAAATGCTTGTCTTACTTGGTTATTAGATGATTGGTTAGAAGAAACAGAAATTAATAGCCCCAAATACGAACAAATTAAACAACAACTGAACTCTACTACAGCCATTATATATTGGCATATCAGCCCTACTGCCCTCAATACTTTTATTATACGAGCAGATCAACCCCAACCTATAATTTTACAAATTTCACAAAATCAATCTCTGACCTCTAGTCAGTGCTTTTACGAATTTAAAAAATGGTTAACAGACTGGGATAAAAATTATCAAAACTATAGTAAAGAAAAACAAGAAGCTCAAAGCTCTTGGAAGGGTAAATTATCTAATAATCTCGACAAATTAAAAGAAATTTTGCACTTAGAAGAAATCCTTAAAACATTAACTGGTATTACTCACCTAATTCTGATTCCTCATCAAGATTTACACCGTCTCCCTATAGCCGCTCTTTTTCCAGAAAACTTTATTATTACCCATCTTCCCACCGCTCAACTTTTACTCAAACCTTCCTCTACACAAAATCCTCAAGCTATAGGCAAACTTCTCAGTATAGAAGCACCCCAAAGTAATGAATTAGAACCTCTCGTTTTTGCTGAAGTAGAATCAGAATTAATTACGCGCCTGTTTCCTGATTACAATTGTACCCGTGTAGGAGAAGAAGCCACTCAAACTGAAGTGATCAATGCCTTAAGTCAACCTCATCAATTCTTTCATTTTACTGGTCATGGTAGCTACGAATACCGAAATCCTAAACATTCTGCTCTTATGTTAGTAGGGGAAGATAAATTAACCTTAGAAGATCTTTTCAATAAAGTTACTCTTCCCGAAAATAGCTATTATTTAGTTAGTCTTGCCGCTTGTGAAACGGCCTTAACAGCAAATCAAACCATTACAAATGAATATGTCGGTTTAGTCAGTGGTTTTTTATATTGGGGCGCTTCCTATGTCGTCAGTACCCTTTGGAGAGTTGAAGATGCTAGTAATGCCTTATTCATGTTGAAGTTATACCAGCTTTTACGGGAAAAAGACAATCAAAATCAGCCTTGTCATCCAATTATTGCTTTTAATAAAGCTGTTCATTGGCTACGCAATTTAACTTATGAAGACCTCGTTAAATTTTATCAAACAGAATTCGCTAAACTTCCGAAAGAAAATAAAATCCGTCCTGTTTTAAGAACTGAATTTTCTGCGCCAAGACTCCGTAAAATTAAAGAAAACTTAGAAAAACGCAATAGTAACTGTCCTTATGATAAGCCTTATCATTGGGCAACTTATACCATTACTGGAATGACTAATTAA
- a CDS encoding DUF433 domain-containing protein, with the protein MQELDRITLKSFLIALEELGKPLPKPQQTDLITWFETTPNYIAKLDQIAEKYLPLEEIYQEIRTIIQEGSRHRFKSGNSTAISNILIEELPNHLTLTERSKNLLGFDDESLLAELKKAIQSLKLESLIKKNPGICGGDARIRDTRIPVWTLVSFRKQGASNEELLRNYPGLTQQDLTAAWTYYANNKAEIEQIIDADDD; encoded by the coding sequence ATGCAAGAACTTGATAGAATTACTCTCAAATCTTTTTTAATAGCTCTCGAAGAATTAGGAAAACCGCTTCCTAAACCTCAGCAAACTGATTTAATAACCTGGTTTGAAACTACCCCAAATTATATCGCTAAACTGGATCAAATTGCTGAAAAATATCTTCCTTTAGAAGAAATATATCAAGAAATTAGAACTATTATTCAAGAAGGTTCAAGACATCGTTTTAAAAGTGGAAATAGCACTGCTATTTCTAATATTCTTATTGAAGAGTTGCCTAATCATTTAACTCTTACAGAGAGAAGTAAAAACCTTTTAGGTTTTGATGATGAATCCTTATTAGCAGAATTAAAAAAAGCTATTCAGTCACTTAAACTTGAGTCTTTGATCAAAAAAAATCCTGGTATTTGTGGGGGAGATGCTCGCATTCGTGATACAAGGATTCCAGTGTGGACATTAGTTTCTTTCCGTAAACAAGGAGCTAGTAATGAAGAATTACTGAGAAATTACCCAGGATTAACGCAACAAGATTTAACAGCAGCTTGGACATATTACGCTAATAATAAAGCTGAAATTGAGCAAATTATTGATGCTGACGATGACTAG
- a CDS encoding DUF5615 family PIN-like protein, translating to MTRFYSNENFPIDLVKQLRQLGYDVLTSYDAGQANQAIEDLKVLEFAHNNSRVVITLNREDFITLHKQGKEHSGIIICKEDRDYQGQADKIHEFISTDINSLKGRLIRIKKQNQKGCVSQVFIVKEY from the coding sequence ATGACTAGATTTTATTCTAATGAAAATTTTCCGATCGATCTAGTCAAGCAACTTCGGCAACTGGGTTATGATGTTCTAACTTCTTACGATGCTGGTCAAGCTAATCAAGCTATTGAGGATTTAAAGGTCTTAGAGTTTGCTCACAACAACTCAAGAGTAGTAATTACCTTAAATCGAGAAGATTTTATCACTTTACACAAACAAGGAAAAGAGCATAGTGGTATTATTATCTGTAAAGAAGACAGAGATTATCAAGGACAAGCAGATAAAATTCATGAGTTTATTTCTACAGATATAAACTCTCTGAAAGGGCGGTTAATTCGCATTAAAAAACAAAATCAAAAAGGGTGCGTATCTCAAGTTTTTATAGTGAAGGAGTATTAA
- a CDS encoding DUF29 domain-containing protein, producing the protein MSRLKSLYDADFNLWVEETVKKLQAKNYEEIDWDNLIDEVAGLGRSEKRELENLLTRLFEYLLKLACWKSEREYNLGHWAGEIQNFRNDFLEILETSPSLKPYLIEVFDECYQDARKIMIKRTGLDPQIFPTEPIATVEQALDEDWLPNINS; encoded by the coding sequence ATGAGCAGGTTAAAATCTTTATACGATGCTGACTTTAATCTATGGGTTGAAGAAACCGTTAAGAAATTACAGGCGAAAAATTATGAAGAAATAGATTGGGATAATTTAATTGATGAGGTTGCAGGTTTAGGCAGAAGTGAAAAGAGAGAGTTAGAAAATTTGTTAACTAGACTATTTGAATATTTATTAAAACTAGCTTGCTGGAAATCTGAAAGAGAATATAATTTAGGACATTGGGCTGGTGAAATACAAAATTTCCGTAATGATTTCTTAGAAATACTTGAAACAAGTCCCAGTCTTAAGCCTTATTTAATTGAAGTTTTTGACGAGTGCTATCAAGATGCACGAAAAATTATGATTAAAAGAACAGGTTTAGACCCTCAAATTTTTCCAACTGAACCAATAGCGACTGTAGAACAAGCTTTAGATGAAGATTGGCTGCCAAACATAAATTCTTGA
- a CDS encoding ribulose bisphosphate carboxylase small subunit, with protein MKTLPKERRYETLSYLPPLTDQQIVKQIQYMLDQGFIPAVEFEEDPKPSDHHWTLWKLPLFSAATPQDVLAEVRECRSEYPNYYIRVIGFDNIKQCQTMSFIVHKPNTGRF; from the coding sequence ATGAAAACTTTACCTAAAGAGCGTCGTTACGAAACTCTCTCTTACTTACCCCCTTTAACCGATCAGCAAATCGTTAAGCAGATTCAATATATGTTGGATCAAGGTTTTATTCCTGCGGTTGAATTCGAGGAAGATCCCAAGCCTAGCGATCACCACTGGACTCTCTGGAAGCTGCCTTTATTTAGCGCTGCTACTCCTCAAGATGTTTTGGCTGAAGTTCGTGAATGTCGTTCTGAGTATCCTAACTACTACATTCGCGTAATTGGATTTGACAATATCAAACAGTGTCAAACCATGAGCTTTATCGTTCACAAGCCTAATACTGGTCGTTTCTAA
- the rcbX gene encoding RuBisCO chaperone RbcX, producing the protein MYPKKIATDTAKVLQSYLTYQAVRTIIDQLSETNPNQAIWLSQYSSTNKIQDGEAYLEGMMAENKELVLRIMTVREHLAETVLDFLPEMVKTGITQANIEHRRQLLERLTQSQPANSAPQVETSESDSDVDHQSN; encoded by the coding sequence ATGTACCCTAAAAAAATTGCAACAGATACGGCCAAGGTTCTACAAAGTTACCTGACTTATCAAGCTGTCCGCACTATCATCGATCAGTTATCAGAAACGAATCCGAATCAAGCGATCTGGCTGAGTCAGTATTCTTCAACGAATAAAATTCAGGATGGAGAGGCTTATTTAGAAGGGATGATGGCTGAAAATAAGGAGTTAGTGTTGCGGATCATGACGGTGAGAGAACATCTGGCGGAAACAGTCCTAGATTTCTTGCCGGAGATGGTCAAGACAGGAATTACTCAGGCTAATATAGAACACCGTCGTCAACTTTTAGAACGTCTTACCCAGTCCCAACCCGCAAATTCTGCCCCTCAAGTCGAGACATCTGAGTCAGACTCAGACGTTGATCATCAATCTAACTGA